One window of Botrimarina mediterranea genomic DNA carries:
- a CDS encoding all3515 family Zur-repressed PEP-CTERM protein, protein MTANQIRTCVAIAILLATCASALAAPEPGVGLYHVTYDNAPNVTFGTYLGQPNPNYQRLTFMLTHTYAETPWNNHFHRIGSYSYTGPAESPVEALSTNDRVPEPHYLDDGLALLPGVGVFAGKLVSGMGPAALPNDSIEQEFGHLTIAPMDSLMAFDGLDHPNPALEDPNPAIDGAKHPVHYLINASSGVYKNSVDGVRIGLELTAISPGLEIADAAGASLFGSVGDVLTLGETDDWSLTPYFAVDELTAPGSAFSATFKLVDLSDTPQFGDSAPFSFDFITVPEPTGAVLGLVAIGLVTVRRR, encoded by the coding sequence ATGACTGCTAATCAAATCCGCACCTGTGTTGCGATTGCGATCCTCTTGGCGACCTGCGCGTCGGCGCTCGCCGCGCCAGAGCCGGGCGTCGGCTTGTACCACGTTACATACGACAACGCGCCGAATGTCACCTTTGGGACTTACCTCGGCCAGCCGAATCCGAACTACCAGCGGCTGACGTTTATGCTGACGCACACCTACGCCGAAACGCCTTGGAACAACCACTTCCATCGCATCGGTTCCTATAGCTATACGGGTCCCGCTGAAAGCCCTGTCGAGGCGCTCAGCACCAATGATCGTGTTCCGGAGCCTCACTACCTTGATGACGGCCTCGCTCTTCTGCCTGGCGTTGGCGTCTTCGCTGGCAAATTGGTCTCGGGGATGGGCCCTGCCGCACTCCCCAATGATTCCATCGAACAGGAGTTTGGTCACTTGACCATCGCCCCGATGGATTCGCTGATGGCGTTCGACGGGCTCGATCACCCGAACCCGGCGCTCGAGGACCCGAACCCCGCGATCGATGGCGCGAAGCACCCGGTGCATTACCTCATCAACGCCAGCAGCGGGGTCTACAAGAACTCGGTGGATGGCGTGCGGATCGGCTTGGAGCTGACGGCGATCTCGCCAGGTCTCGAAATCGCCGACGCCGCAGGGGCTTCGCTCTTCGGCAGCGTGGGCGACGTGCTGACGCTCGGTGAGACCGACGACTGGTCGCTGACGCCGTACTTCGCCGTGGATGAGTTGACGGCGCCCGGCTCGGCGTTCAGTGCGACCTTCAAGCTGGTCGATCTGAGCGACACGCCGCAGTTCGGCGATTCGGCGCCGTTCTCGTTCGACTTCATCACCGTTCCGGAACCGACCGGAGCGGTGCTGGGGCTCGTCGCGATCGGTCTCGTGACCGTCCGTCGGCGATAA